In one Janibacter cremeus genomic region, the following are encoded:
- a CDS encoding DUF309 domain-containing protein, which yields MPSRDRNAAGRAENARPRDGLGRPLPHGSTGVERVEEGERTPREALARAQDYLDQEMPFHAHEVLEEQWKTLPREAPERALWQGLAQLAVGLTHQRRGNLRGARTVTARGGEAIAPFAADPPHGIDVSGLVAWATALVDDPAADAPVPHLMA from the coding sequence GTGCCCTCCCGCGACCGCAATGCCGCCGGCCGGGCGGAGAACGCCCGGCCGCGCGACGGGCTCGGCCGTCCGCTGCCGCACGGCAGCACCGGGGTCGAGCGCGTCGAGGAGGGTGAGCGCACCCCGCGCGAGGCGCTGGCCCGGGCCCAGGACTACCTCGACCAGGAGATGCCCTTCCACGCCCACGAGGTCCTCGAGGAGCAGTGGAAGACCCTGCCCCGGGAGGCGCCCGAGCGCGCCCTGTGGCAGGGCCTGGCCCAGCTCGCCGTCGGGCTGACCCACCAGCGCCGGGGCAACCTGCGCGGAGCGCGCACGGTGACCGCTCGCGGGGGCGAGGCGATCGCCCCCTTCGCCGCCGACCCGCCCCACGGCATCGACGTGAGCGGTCTCGTGGCCTGGGCGACGGCGCTCGTGGACGACCCCGCGGCCGACGCACCGGTGCCACACCTGATGGCCTGA
- a CDS encoding acylphosphatase: protein MSSEQTGTVRSTWFVRGRVQGVGFRWWTRARALEIGLVGHARNMDDGRVEVVAEGTPEELDRLDALLREEPSGTARPGRVTAVGRVDQDARGDILGFVEK from the coding sequence ATGAGTTCCGAGCAGACAGGGACCGTTCGCTCCACGTGGTTCGTCCGCGGTCGCGTGCAAGGAGTCGGCTTCCGGTGGTGGACCCGGGCGCGTGCGCTCGAGATCGGGCTCGTCGGCCATGCCCGCAACATGGACGACGGCCGCGTCGAGGTCGTCGCCGAGGGGACGCCCGAGGAGCTCGACCGGCTCGACGCGCTGCTGCGCGAGGAGCCCTCCGGGACGGCGCGGCCGGGGCGGGTCACCGCCGTCGGCCGGGTCGACCAGGATGCTCGGGGCGACATCCTCGGCTTCGTGGAGAAGTGA
- a CDS encoding chorismate mutase, giving the protein MSETHPDLLQLRQSIDNIDAALIHLLAERFKATQSVGELKARIRMPPADPAREERQITRLRDLADESGLDPVFAEKFLNFVIAEVIHHHERIAGETTGTES; this is encoded by the coding sequence GTGAGTGAGACGCATCCCGATCTGCTGCAGCTGCGGCAGTCCATCGACAACATCGACGCCGCGCTGATCCACCTGCTCGCCGAGCGGTTCAAGGCTACCCAGAGCGTCGGTGAGCTCAAGGCCCGCATTCGGATGCCTCCGGCGGACCCGGCACGTGAGGAGCGCCAGATCACCCGGCTGAGGGACCTCGCCGACGAGTCCGGCCTCGACCCGGTCTTCGCGGAGAAGTTCCTCAACTTCGTCATCGCCGAGGTCATCCACCACCACGAGCGGATCGCCGGCGAGACCACGGGGACCGAGTCATGA
- a CDS encoding acyltransferase family protein, with translation MAPTSTIDDARVASSASAAPTRTPRGHLAGLDGLRALAIAAVIVFHLDPDWLPGGFLGVDIFFVISGFLITTLLVREKRSTGRVDLIGFWTRRARRLLPALVVVVPVAILIARTVETDLLVGIRRQALGALTFSTNWLEIAHGSNYFAATSPQLFMNFWSLAVEEQFYLFWPLVTLVLLALHRYLAVTEGALAALVLGVGVASAVMMAVTYDPANPTRAYYGTDTHLFGLMLGAALAIAWTGPTRAWTTTAIWRERRSWLVGGSLVTIAALLVLAGEGSAWTFRLGIPLVSVATALLLLAAVERPGPLRSVLDLAPLVWVGRRSYGIYLWHWPVILIVGQDIPTNAGTEEFVWTRIWAVLVTLALADLSFRFVETPVRRLGFRGSLRHVATSVRSFSLGGRRVVTGTVVLLAAALAFVVLTAPEISRTQQMIEDNQARIAQQTKDSPATAGASTPASAASGGADTQEDSPSDSKERRKDFTMPTGQEMVIFGDSMVVGAVPALEYYFPGVRIDAKSNRQWADGLSAVAAADDSLRRAVVLAFGTNAGTDPETVEEILAEIGEKRMVVLVNLHADRLSRIGGDNAALEEIADEHPNVAIADWDSAVEAEDLQSDGIHPSLGGAHTYAATIRQAFADLSEQHTGKEVTLKDLPRP, from the coding sequence GTGGCTCCCACCTCCACCATCGACGACGCCAGGGTGGCGTCGTCCGCGTCCGCCGCACCGACGCGGACCCCGCGCGGCCACCTGGCCGGTCTGGACGGCCTGCGTGCGCTCGCGATCGCGGCCGTCATCGTCTTCCACCTCGACCCCGACTGGTTGCCCGGTGGGTTCCTCGGCGTCGACATCTTCTTCGTCATCTCCGGCTTCCTCATCACGACGCTGCTCGTGCGGGAGAAGCGCAGCACCGGCCGGGTCGACCTCATCGGCTTCTGGACCCGGCGCGCCCGACGGCTGCTGCCGGCGCTCGTCGTCGTCGTGCCGGTCGCGATCCTCATCGCCCGCACCGTCGAGACCGACCTGCTCGTCGGCATCCGCCGACAGGCCCTCGGCGCCCTGACCTTCTCGACCAACTGGCTCGAGATCGCCCACGGCAGCAACTACTTCGCCGCGACCTCGCCGCAGCTGTTCATGAACTTCTGGAGCCTGGCGGTCGAGGAGCAGTTCTACCTCTTCTGGCCGCTGGTGACGCTCGTCCTGCTCGCCCTGCACAGGTATCTCGCCGTGACGGAGGGCGCGCTCGCCGCGCTCGTCCTCGGTGTCGGCGTGGCCTCGGCGGTCATGATGGCCGTGACGTACGACCCGGCCAACCCCACTCGGGCCTACTACGGCACCGACACCCACCTCTTCGGGCTGATGCTCGGGGCCGCGCTGGCGATCGCGTGGACCGGGCCGACCCGCGCCTGGACCACCACGGCGATCTGGCGGGAGCGCCGCAGCTGGCTGGTCGGGGGCTCGCTCGTCACGATCGCCGCCCTGCTGGTGCTGGCCGGCGAGGGCAGCGCCTGGACGTTCCGCCTGGGCATCCCGCTGGTCTCGGTCGCGACCGCCCTGCTGCTGCTCGCCGCCGTCGAGCGGCCCGGCCCCCTTCGCTCCGTCCTGGACCTGGCCCCCCTGGTCTGGGTCGGCCGGCGCTCCTACGGCATCTACCTCTGGCACTGGCCGGTCATCCTCATCGTCGGTCAGGACATCCCCACCAACGCCGGGACGGAAGAGTTCGTCTGGACGCGGATCTGGGCGGTCCTGGTCACCCTCGCCCTGGCCGACCTGTCCTTCCGCTTCGTCGAGACCCCGGTGCGACGCCTGGGCTTCCGCGGGAGCCTGCGGCACGTCGCGACCTCGGTGCGCTCCTTCTCCCTCGGTGGCCGCCGGGTCGTCACCGGCACCGTGGTCCTCCTGGCTGCGGCACTTGCCTTCGTGGTCCTCACCGCGCCCGAGATCAGCCGCACCCAGCAGATGATCGAGGACAACCAGGCCCGGATCGCCCAGCAGACGAAGGACTCCCCCGCCACGGCCGGCGCGAGCACCCCGGCGTCTGCGGCGAGCGGCGGGGCCGACACGCAGGAGGACTCACCGAGCGACTCGAAGGAGCGCCGCAAGGACTTCACCATGCCCACGGGCCAGGAGATGGTGATCTTCGGCGACTCCATGGTGGTCGGCGCCGTTCCTGCCCTGGAGTACTACTTCCCCGGCGTGCGGATCGATGCCAAGTCCAACCGCCAGTGGGCCGACGGCCTGTCCGCCGTCGCCGCGGCGGACGACTCACTCCGCCGGGCGGTGGTCCTCGCCTTCGGCACGAACGCCGGGACCGACCCGGAGACCGTGGAGGAGATCCTGGCCGAGATCGGTGAGAAGCGGATGGTCGTCCTGGTCAACCTGCACGCCGACCGCCTCTCGCGCATCGGCGGGGACAACGCGGCCCTGGAGGAGATCGCCGACGAGCACCCCAATGTCGCGATCGCGGACTGGGACTCGGCCGTCGAGGCCGAGGACCTGCAGTCCGACGGCATCCACCCCTCGCTCGGCGGGGCGCACACCTACGCCGCGACCATCCGGCAGGCCTTCGCGGACCTGTCCGAGCAGCACACCGGCAAGGAGGTCACGCTCAAGGACCTCCCCCGCCCCTGA
- a CDS encoding M13 family metallopeptidase, whose product MTDTHAATAPVGFRGPVDPGVRPQDDLFGHVNNHWLKTVEIPADRGRYGVFDVLRERAEDDVRALIEEVGADPDSPSDSIAGKVGALYRSFLDEERADELGARPLAELLAAVDEVASVADLVTLTGRLARDGVSGFVQPFVNTDDRDSSRYVVYLEQGGLGLPDESYYRESQHEATVTAYRGHVARLLALASDMDEAAATDAAERVVDLETRLAEDHWDRVANRDPIRTYTLMTADELAGLTPQVDWAGWAAALGAATPFAEVVVRQPDYLRGLSSLLASVDLATWRDWLRLRIVQSLAAYLDSRIVEEEFDFVGRTLSGIPEQRARWKRGVSLVDASLGEAVGKLYVERHFPPAARERMVALVDNLVEAFRRSFATSTWMGEETKQEALRKLEAFTPKIGHPVRWRDYSALEIVEGDLVGNVRRVAAFEVDRALAKLGGPVDRDEWFLTPQTVNAYYNPGLNEIVFPAAILQPPFFDAEGDDADNYGGIGAVIGHEIGHGFDDAGSTFDGQGNLRDWWTESDREAFEERRDALIEQFDAYETRHAPGHTINGALTVGENIGDIGGLAIGHAAYRIAVGERASQTDDSGLTGDQRFFHNWARVWCGDARTEEAIRLLSIDPHSPQDVRGNAVRNIDAFHEAFGTREGDGMWLDPAERVSLF is encoded by the coding sequence ATGACCGACACCCACGCCGCCACCGCACCCGTGGGTTTCCGCGGCCCCGTGGACCCGGGGGTGCGTCCGCAGGACGACCTCTTCGGCCACGTCAACAACCACTGGCTGAAGACCGTCGAGATCCCCGCGGACCGTGGACGCTACGGCGTCTTCGACGTCCTGCGCGAGCGCGCCGAGGACGATGTGCGAGCCCTCATCGAGGAGGTCGGTGCCGACCCCGACAGCCCGAGCGACTCGATCGCGGGCAAGGTCGGGGCCCTCTACCGGTCCTTCCTCGACGAGGAGCGCGCCGACGAGCTCGGCGCCCGCCCGTTGGCCGAGCTGCTCGCCGCCGTGGACGAGGTCGCCTCCGTGGCCGATCTCGTCACGCTCACCGGTCGGCTGGCCCGGGACGGCGTCAGCGGTTTCGTCCAGCCCTTCGTCAACACCGACGACAGGGACTCCTCCCGCTACGTCGTCTACCTGGAGCAGGGCGGCCTCGGGCTGCCCGACGAGTCGTACTACCGCGAGTCCCAGCACGAGGCGACGGTCACCGCCTACCGCGGGCACGTCGCGCGACTGCTCGCCCTGGCGAGCGACATGGACGAGGCCGCCGCGACGGACGCCGCCGAGCGGGTCGTCGACCTGGAGACCCGGCTGGCCGAGGATCACTGGGACCGGGTCGCCAACCGTGACCCGATCCGCACCTACACCCTCATGACCGCCGACGAGCTCGCCGGCCTCACCCCCCAGGTCGACTGGGCCGGGTGGGCCGCGGCGCTCGGGGCGGCCACCCCCTTCGCCGAGGTCGTCGTGCGTCAGCCCGACTACCTGCGCGGGTTGTCCTCCTTGCTCGCCTCGGTCGACCTGGCGACGTGGCGCGACTGGCTGCGCCTGCGCATCGTGCAGTCGCTGGCCGCCTACCTCGACAGCCGCATCGTGGAGGAGGAGTTCGACTTCGTCGGCCGCACCCTCTCCGGCATCCCCGAGCAGCGGGCCCGCTGGAAGCGCGGCGTCTCGCTCGTCGACGCCTCCCTCGGCGAGGCTGTCGGCAAGCTCTACGTCGAGCGGCACTTCCCGCCGGCCGCCCGTGAGCGGATGGTCGCGCTCGTCGACAACCTCGTCGAGGCCTTCCGCCGCTCCTTCGCCACGTCGACGTGGATGGGGGAGGAGACCAAGCAGGAGGCCCTGCGCAAGCTCGAGGCCTTCACCCCGAAGATCGGCCACCCCGTCCGGTGGCGCGACTACTCCGCCCTCGAGATCGTCGAGGGCGACCTCGTCGGCAACGTGCGCCGGGTCGCCGCCTTCGAGGTCGACCGCGCCCTGGCCAAGCTCGGTGGGCCGGTCGACCGGGACGAGTGGTTCCTCACCCCGCAGACCGTCAACGCCTACTACAACCCCGGTCTGAACGAGATCGTCTTCCCCGCCGCCATCCTCCAGCCGCCCTTCTTCGACGCCGAGGGCGACGACGCGGACAACTACGGCGGCATCGGTGCGGTCATCGGCCACGAGATCGGGCACGGCTTCGACGACGCCGGCTCGACCTTCGACGGGCAGGGCAACCTGCGCGACTGGTGGACCGAGTCCGACCGCGAGGCCTTCGAGGAGCGGCGCGATGCCCTCATCGAGCAGTTCGACGCCTACGAGACGCGCCACGCGCCGGGCCACACCATCAACGGCGCCCTGACGGTCGGGGAGAACATCGGCGACATCGGTGGTCTGGCCATCGGCCACGCCGCCTACCGGATCGCCGTGGGCGAGCGGGCCTCGCAGACCGACGACTCCGGGCTGACCGGGGACCAGCGGTTCTTCCACAACTGGGCCCGGGTCTGGTGTGGTGACGCCCGGACCGAGGAGGCGATCCGGCTGCTGTCGATCGACCCGCACAGTCCCCAGGACGTGCGCGGCAACGCCGTGCGCAACATCGACGCCTTCCACGAGGCCTTCGGCACCCGCGAGGGTGACGGGATGTGGCTCGACCCGGCAGAGCGCGTCAGCCTCTTCTGA
- the smc gene encoding chromosome segregation protein SMC produces the protein MYVKSLTLKGFKSFASSTHLRLEPGITCIVGPNGSGKSNVVDALAWVMGEQGAKSLRGGKMEDVIFAGTTGRAALGRAEVTMTIDNTDGALPIDYSEVTISRTMFRNGGSEYAINGTSCRLLDIQELLSDSGIGREMHVIVGQGQLDAVLRATAEDRRGFIEEAAGVLKHRKRKEKALRKLDGMEANLSRVADLTSEIRRQLGPLGRQAETARKAAVIQADARDARHRLLADDLVRMTSALEQEVADEEAMLARRKTLEEAVAAVRDRITAHEEAGAAATAQLAAARDRAVRLASLTDKLTATAELAAERVRLLGQDEEVETTSGRDPEALRAQAARAREDEDALRAEIAEATDQLAETVAAREAAEKAFAEEQRRITALAQRAADRREGLARLAGQVGARRSRIEAAEAEVGRLRESVSTALARADEAEREFTRLESTIADEEGSEEGLDDAYEKAAGALDEAAAQVEKITEAGRTAERDRQSAQARLEALELSLRRKDGVEALKEASADEHEILGSVAELVAVSGGHEAAVAAALDQAGNALAVGSVDAAARAVERLRSEDSGRAHLVVGATARPRGRDGWPSLPSHAVWALDVVTAPTEVRPAVEQVLERVAIVPDTPDALALLSETGDLTVVTGDGDVYGPGFVRGGSSAAPSLLELQAAVDETRAVLEDATRRSEESTFALTRARETLAERAEARDAAMEALHESDARMAAVAEQLGALGTTARTARAEAERTQSSIAQATDALESDRAELAELEQRLEDASAEPAEDEGDDATDDRDRLELEAASARTAETEVRLALRTKEERARSLHGRAESLEGAARNEIAARERLRERRERRRREAEVAAAVETAARWSAGRIAAAAETAGRERDAGESARAERDEALRGLRTELTEQQDALRELTDEVHRDEVARAQQVARIEQLQTRAVEELGVDPDVLMEEFGPHQLVPHVPGPDEDPESADFPPPQPYERAVQEKRLRAAERGLKSLGKVNPLALEEFAALEERHTFLTTQLEDLRRSKQDLLDIVSEIDERVEQVFAEAFADTAEQFRGVFSRLFPGGEGKLVLTDPGNMLTTGIEVEARPPGKKVKRLSLLSGGERSLVAVALLVAIFKARPSPFYIMDEVEAALDDTNLGRLIMLFEELRDSSQLIVITHQKKTMEVADALYGVSMRGDGITTVVSQRLRDVAPEGEQQPA, from the coding sequence GTGTACGTCAAGAGCCTCACCCTCAAGGGCTTCAAGTCGTTCGCCTCGTCGACGCACCTGCGCCTCGAGCCGGGCATCACGTGCATCGTCGGCCCCAACGGCTCGGGCAAGTCCAACGTCGTCGACGCGCTCGCGTGGGTGATGGGGGAGCAGGGGGCGAAGTCCCTGCGCGGCGGCAAGATGGAGGACGTCATCTTCGCCGGCACCACCGGTCGCGCGGCACTCGGCCGCGCCGAGGTGACGATGACGATCGACAACACCGACGGGGCGCTGCCGATCGACTACTCCGAGGTGACGATCAGCCGCACGATGTTCCGCAACGGCGGGTCGGAGTACGCCATCAACGGCACCTCCTGCCGACTGCTCGACATCCAGGAGCTGCTCTCCGACTCCGGCATCGGGCGGGAGATGCACGTCATCGTCGGGCAGGGCCAGCTCGACGCCGTCCTGCGGGCGACGGCCGAGGACCGCCGCGGCTTCATCGAGGAGGCCGCAGGCGTCCTCAAGCACCGCAAGCGCAAGGAGAAGGCGCTGCGCAAGCTCGACGGGATGGAGGCCAACCTCTCCCGGGTCGCCGACCTCACCTCCGAGATCCGCCGCCAGCTCGGCCCCCTCGGCCGCCAGGCGGAGACCGCGCGCAAGGCCGCCGTCATCCAGGCCGACGCCCGCGACGCGCGCCACCGTCTCCTGGCCGACGACCTCGTGCGGATGACCTCCGCCCTCGAGCAGGAGGTCGCCGACGAGGAGGCCATGCTCGCCCGTCGCAAGACCCTCGAGGAGGCCGTCGCCGCGGTCCGCGACCGGATCACCGCCCACGAGGAGGCCGGGGCCGCCGCCACCGCGCAGCTCGCCGCCGCCCGGGACCGGGCCGTGCGCCTGGCCTCCCTCACCGACAAGCTCACCGCGACCGCGGAGCTGGCTGCCGAGCGGGTCCGCCTGCTCGGGCAGGACGAGGAGGTCGAGACCACGAGTGGCCGCGACCCCGAGGCGCTCCGGGCGCAGGCCGCCCGGGCCCGCGAGGACGAGGACGCCCTGCGCGCCGAGATCGCGGAGGCCACCGACCAGCTCGCCGAGACCGTCGCCGCCCGGGAGGCCGCGGAGAAGGCCTTCGCCGAGGAGCAGCGGCGCATCACCGCCCTCGCGCAGCGCGCCGCGGACCGGCGGGAGGGCCTGGCCCGCCTCGCGGGGCAGGTGGGCGCCCGTCGCTCCCGGATCGAGGCAGCCGAGGCCGAGGTCGGCCGGCTCCGGGAGAGCGTGTCCACCGCACTGGCCCGAGCCGACGAGGCCGAGCGCGAGTTCACCCGGCTCGAGAGCACGATCGCCGACGAGGAGGGCAGCGAGGAGGGACTCGACGACGCCTACGAGAAGGCCGCCGGAGCCCTCGACGAGGCCGCCGCGCAGGTCGAGAAGATCACCGAGGCGGGACGCACCGCCGAGCGCGACCGCCAGTCGGCCCAGGCCCGGCTGGAGGCCCTCGAGCTCAGCCTGCGCCGCAAGGACGGCGTCGAGGCGCTGAAGGAGGCCTCCGCCGACGAGCACGAGATCCTCGGCTCCGTCGCCGAGCTCGTCGCGGTCAGCGGTGGCCACGAGGCCGCCGTCGCCGCGGCCCTCGACCAGGCCGGCAACGCCCTGGCCGTCGGCAGCGTCGACGCCGCCGCCCGCGCCGTCGAGCGGCTGCGCTCCGAGGACTCCGGCCGCGCGCACCTCGTCGTCGGCGCCACCGCCCGCCCGCGCGGTCGCGACGGGTGGCCGTCCCTCCCTTCGCACGCGGTCTGGGCGCTCGACGTGGTCACCGCGCCCACCGAGGTGCGACCCGCCGTCGAGCAGGTCCTCGAGCGGGTGGCCATCGTCCCGGACACCCCGGACGCCCTCGCGCTGCTCTCGGAGACCGGCGACCTCACGGTCGTCACCGGGGACGGCGACGTCTACGGCCCCGGCTTCGTCCGCGGCGGGTCCAGCGCCGCCCCGAGCCTGCTCGAGCTGCAGGCCGCCGTCGACGAGACCCGCGCCGTGCTCGAGGACGCCACCCGCCGCAGCGAGGAGTCGACCTTCGCCCTGACACGGGCCAGGGAGACCCTCGCCGAGCGCGCCGAGGCGCGCGATGCCGCGATGGAGGCGCTCCACGAGTCGGACGCGCGGATGGCCGCCGTCGCCGAGCAGCTCGGGGCGCTGGGGACGACCGCCCGCACCGCCCGGGCCGAGGCGGAGCGCACCCAGTCCTCCATCGCGCAGGCGACGGACGCGCTCGAGTCCGACCGGGCCGAGCTGGCCGAGCTCGAGCAGCGCCTCGAGGACGCCTCCGCGGAGCCCGCCGAGGACGAGGGCGACGACGCCACGGACGACCGCGACCGCCTCGAGCTCGAGGCGGCCTCGGCCCGCACCGCCGAGACCGAGGTGCGGCTCGCCCTGCGCACCAAGGAGGAGCGGGCCCGCTCGCTGCACGGCCGCGCCGAGTCGCTCGAGGGGGCGGCGCGCAACGAGATCGCCGCCCGGGAGCGACTTCGGGAGCGAAGGGAGCGGCGCCGCCGGGAGGCCGAGGTCGCCGCTGCCGTCGAGACCGCCGCGCGCTGGTCCGCCGGACGCATCGCCGCCGCGGCCGAGACGGCCGGCCGAGAGCGCGACGCGGGCGAGTCGGCGCGTGCCGAGCGCGACGAGGCCCTGCGGGGTCTGCGCACGGAGCTGACCGAGCAGCAGGACGCGCTGCGCGAGCTGACCGACGAGGTGCACCGTGACGAGGTCGCCCGGGCACAGCAGGTCGCCAGGATCGAGCAGCTGCAGACGCGGGCCGTCGAGGAGCTGGGTGTCGACCCGGACGTCCTCATGGAGGAGTTCGGCCCGCACCAGCTCGTGCCGCACGTGCCGGGACCCGACGAGGACCCCGAGTCCGCGGATTTCCCGCCACCGCAGCCCTACGAGCGCGCCGTCCAGGAGAAGCGCCTGCGCGCGGCCGAGCGGGGACTGAAGTCGCTGGGCAAGGTCAACCCGCTCGCGCTGGAGGAGTTCGCGGCGCTCGAGGAGCGGCACACCTTCCTCACCACGCAGCTGGAGGACCTGCGCCGCTCCAAGCAGGACCTGCTCGACATCGTCTCCGAGATCGACGAGCGGGTGGAGCAGGTCTTCGCCGAGGCCTTCGCCGACACGGCCGAGCAGTTCCGGGGCGTCTTCTCCCGGCTCTTCCCGGGGGGAGAGGGCAAGCTCGTCCTCACCGACCCCGGCAACATGCTCACCACGGGCATCGAGGTCGAGGCCCGCCCGCCCGGCAAGAAGGTCAAGCGGTTGTCGCTGCTCTCCGGCGGCGAGCGCTCGCTCGTCGCCGTCGCGCTGCTCGTGGCCATCTTCAAGGCCCGGCCCTCGCCCTTCTACATCATGGACGAGGTCGAGGCCGCCCTCGACGACACCAACCTCGGCCGACTGATCATGCTCTTCGAGGAGCTGCGCGACTCCAGTCAGCTGATCGTCATCACCCACCAGAAGAAGACGATGGAGGTGGCCGACGCGCTCTACGGCGTCTCGATGCGCGGCGACGGCATCACCACCGTCGTCAGCCAGCGGCTGCGGGACGTCGCGCCCGAGGGCGAGCAGCAACCCGCCTGA
- the map gene encoding type I methionyl aminopeptidase: protein MIELKTPEEIEAMRPAGRLVRSVLDALVEAAEVGTNLLELDALAHDMIRRAGGVSCYIDYHPSFGAMPFGKVLCTSVNDAVLHGLPHDYRLRDGDLLSVDFAVEVDGWVGDAARSFVIGTPDPQDLRLIDTTERALAAAIDIARPGRKLGDLGAAISEVARGEGYTVNTQFGGHGVGRTMHGDPHVPNAGRPGRGMPLRPGLVIAIEPWFMAGTDEIRTDPDGWTLRSKDGSRGAHSEHTIAITDGDPVILTAG, encoded by the coding sequence ATGATCGAGCTGAAGACCCCCGAGGAGATCGAGGCGATGCGGCCCGCGGGTCGGCTCGTGCGCTCCGTGCTCGACGCGCTCGTCGAGGCCGCGGAGGTGGGGACGAACCTCCTCGAGCTCGATGCGCTCGCCCACGACATGATCCGTCGCGCCGGTGGGGTGTCCTGCTACATCGACTACCACCCCTCCTTCGGGGCGATGCCCTTCGGCAAGGTGCTGTGCACCTCGGTCAACGACGCGGTGCTGCACGGCCTGCCGCACGACTACCGCCTGCGCGACGGGGACCTGCTGTCCGTCGACTTCGCCGTCGAGGTCGACGGCTGGGTCGGCGACGCCGCGCGCTCCTTCGTCATCGGCACGCCCGACCCGCAGGACCTGCGTCTCATCGACACCACGGAGCGCGCCCTGGCGGCGGCCATCGACATCGCCCGCCCCGGCAGGAAGCTCGGGGACCTGGGCGCGGCGATCTCCGAGGTCGCCCGCGGCGAGGGCTACACCGTCAACACCCAGTTCGGCGGGCACGGCGTCGGCCGCACGATGCACGGCGACCCGCACGTGCCCAACGCCGGCCGTCCGGGTCGCGGGATGCCCCTCCGACCGGGCCTCGTCATCGCGATCGAGCCGTGGTTCATGGCCGGCACCGACGAGATCCGGACCGACCCCGACGGCTGGACCCTGCGCAGCAAGGACGGCTCGCGCGGCGCCCACAGCGAGCACACGATCGCCATCACCGACGGCGACCCCGTCATCCTCACCGCCGGCTGA
- the mutM gene encoding bifunctional DNA-formamidopyrimidine glycosylase/DNA-(apurinic or apyrimidinic site) lyase encodes MPELPEVEVVRRGLAGHVAGRTVADAEIRGHRVARRHVAGPQDLADRLRGRVLTGAHRRGKYLWLALADREAVPDEALIVHLGMSGQMLVAGPGTPEPKHTHARLAFTDGGDELRFVDQRTFGGFALADLVDGVPTSIAHIALDPFDPDYDRSAVIADIKRRRSGIKRVLLNQTVVSGIGNIYADEALWRAGIHGERLASSLTGPVIGRLLDHAKDVMSDALEQGGTSFDALYVNVNGASGYFDRSLSAYGQEGRPCPRCGTTMRREQFMNRSSTSCPRCQVRPRRIPG; translated from the coding sequence GTGCCCGAGCTGCCCGAGGTCGAGGTCGTCCGCCGTGGTCTCGCCGGCCACGTGGCCGGACGCACCGTCGCCGACGCCGAGATCCGTGGTCACCGCGTCGCCCGCCGCCACGTCGCGGGCCCCCAAGACCTCGCCGACCGCCTGCGCGGCCGGGTGCTCACCGGGGCCCACCGCCGCGGCAAGTACCTCTGGCTCGCCCTGGCGGACCGGGAGGCGGTGCCCGACGAGGCGCTGATCGTCCACCTCGGGATGAGCGGCCAGATGCTCGTCGCCGGGCCCGGGACACCGGAGCCGAAGCACACCCACGCGCGCCTGGCGTTCACCGACGGCGGTGACGAGCTGCGCTTCGTCGACCAGCGCACGTTCGGTGGCTTCGCCCTCGCCGACCTCGTCGACGGGGTTCCCACGAGCATCGCCCACATCGCCCTCGACCCCTTCGACCCGGACTACGACCGGTCCGCGGTCATCGCGGACATCAAGCGTCGCCGCAGCGGGATCAAGCGGGTCCTGCTCAACCAGACCGTCGTCTCCGGCATCGGCAACATCTACGCCGACGAGGCATTGTGGCGCGCGGGCATCCACGGCGAGCGCCTGGCCAGCTCCCTGACCGGACCGGTCATCGGGCGGCTGCTCGACCACGCGAAGGACGTCATGTCCGATGCGCTCGAGCAGGGCGGCACGAGCTTCGACGCGCTGTACGTCAACGTCAACGGCGCCTCGGGGTACTTCGACCGCTCGCTGTCCGCCTACGGGCAGGAGGGCCGGCCGTGCCCCCGGTGCGGCACGACGATGCGCCGGGAGCAGTTCATGAATCGCAGCTCCACCAGCTGCCCGCGCTGCCAGGTCCGGCCGCGGAGGATCCCCGGCTGA